One Halorubrum sp. BV1 genomic window, ACACGATCGAACTCACCGTCACCAACGACGCCGGCGAGACCGACACCGCCACCGCCGACCTCGCCGTCGACCCCGGCACAGACGCCGGCGACGGCGCGACCGGCGGTGACGGAACGGACGGTGGAGGTCCGACCGACGAGCCTGCTGGACTCGGTACCATGGCGATCGCGCTGCTCGCGATCCTCGCGGCCCTCGCGGCCGCGGCGGTCGTCTGGGTCCGTCGCAACGGGTAACGCGGCGGACCCCTGCGGTCTGTACGACGCGGACCGCAGGGCGCGAGCGGCCGACCGATCGGTACCGTCTGAGGAATCGTCCGAACGAACGACCACACGAAACCCAACCGATGACAGATCCCACACCCTCGAACCGCACGACGCGATCGACAGACACAGAGCGGCGCACGGCCCGCGCGCCGGCGACCACCGGCGGGCTCGCAGCGCGAGCCACGCGAGCCACCGGAACATCACTCCGAAGGCGGCTCCGCGGAGGGGTAATCGTCCTCCTCGCCGTGCTCGTCGCGACGGCCGCCGTCCCCGGGCTCGCCGCGGGACAGGAGGCCGTCCCGGCGTCGTACTACGGCGACGTGACGGTCAACGGCGAACCGGCCGACCCCGGCACGGAGATCGAAGCGGTCGTCGACGGCACCGTCTACGACACGATCACCGTCGAGGAGGCGGGGTCGTTCGGCGGCTCCGGGCCGTTCGAAGAGAAGCTCACCGTCGAGGAGCCCGACTCCGGTGACACCGTCGAGTTCCGCGTCGGCGACGTGACAGCGGACACGACCGTCCCGTGGGAAGAAGGCGACGTGCGCGAGGTGAGCCTCTCGTTCGAGGGTGTCTCGACAGACGGCAGCGAGGGCGCTGATGGAAGCGACGGCACCGGTGGGGGCGACGGTAGCGACGGTTCGAGTGGCGGTGACGGCGCGAGCGGTGGCGGTGGCGGCGGTGGCGGCGGTGGCGGCGGTGGCGCAGCCGCAGTCGACGAGAGTGACACAGCGTCCGGCGACGGAGCGGTCGTCCAGAGCGCCGAGGCGTCGATCGAGGCCGACGGCGGCGGCGAGGGCGCGCAGGCGACGTTCGACGACGGGTTACCGGTGGAGTCCATCGCCTTCGAGAGCGCCGACGTGCGGGGATCCGTCGACGTGACGACACAGACGTCCGAACCGGCGACCGTCGCCCCGTCGCCGGGCACCGCGGTGCAGGTCTCCGAGATCACCGTCCCCGACGACGCGACCGACGCGCCGGCGACGATCCGCATGCGGGTCTCGGCCGACCGGCTCGACGAGACGGACGCGGCGGCGGACGAACTGCGGGTCACCCGGCTGTCGGGCGGCGAGTGGGAGACGCTCGACACGACCGTCACCGAGGAGACCGCCGATGGCGTGACGCTCGAAGCCGAAACCCCCGGATTCTCGTACTTCGCGGTGAACGCGGTGAGCGAGCCGGAGGCGGCCGCGACGGTCGACCCCGGCACGGTGACCGTCGGTGAGGAAGTCACGCTCGACGGCAGCGGCTCG contains:
- a CDS encoding PGF-pre-PGF domain-containing protein translates to MTDPTPSNRTTRSTDTERRTARAPATTGGLAARATRATGTSLRRRLRGGVIVLLAVLVATAAVPGLAAGQEAVPASYYGDVTVNGEPADPGTEIEAVVDGTVYDTITVEEAGSFGGSGPFEEKLTVEEPDSGDTVEFRVGDVTADTTVPWEEGDVREVSLSFEGVSTDGSEGADGSDGTGGGDGSDGSSGGDGASGGGGGGGGGGGGGAAAVDESDTASGDGAVVQSAEASIEADGGGEGAQATFDDGLPVESIAFESADVRGSVDVTTQTSEPATVAPSPGTAVQVSEITVPDDATDAPATIRMRVSADRLDETDAAADELRVTRLSGGEWETLDTTVTEETADGVTLEAETPGFSYFAVNAVSEPEAAATVDPGTVTVGEEVTLDGSGSTTEHGEIVAYDWSVAGESLSGETATATIDETGEYTI